A window from Solanum stenotomum isolate F172 chromosome 5, ASM1918654v1, whole genome shotgun sequence encodes these proteins:
- the LOC125863984 gene encoding uncharacterized protein LOC125863984: MLSQVVTNQARQQRGNRQDVVDTSRIHEFLRMNHPYFTGSSVNEDPKNFVEDLQKVFDGVARIWYDQWKKRRAKGAPIVSWVMFEEALMGRFLSRELIEAKPNGLAPSSVSALAPRDKECPKNRKGNGNGGNRAQSSLVAVPDRVAPRGATSGTCRGANRLYAITSC; encoded by the exons atgttgagtcaagttgtgaccaaccaagctagGCAACAAAGAGGGAATCGTCAGGATGTGGTTGATACATCCAGGATccatgagttcttgaggatgaatcatCCATACTTCACTGGTTCGAGTGTCAATGAGGATCCGAAAAACTTTGTGGAAGATTTGCAGAAAGTATTTGAT GGTGTTGCTAGAATATGGTAcgaccaatggaagaagagaaGAGCTAAAGGTGCACCAATTGTGAGTTGGGTTATGTTCGAAGAGGCCCTCATGGGGCGTTTCCTTTCCCGTGAACTGATCGAGGCAAAG CCAAATGGACTTGCTCCATCATCTGTTAGTGCACTTGCACCAAGGGACAAAG agtgccctaagaacaggAAGGGTAATGgcaatgggggcaatagagcccaatcttctttagTGGCTGTACCAGACAGagttgcacctagaggagctacttcaggaaCATGCAGAGGAGCAAACCGTTTGTATGCTATCACCAGTTGctaa